From one Montipora capricornis isolate CH-2021 chromosome 10, ASM3666992v2, whole genome shotgun sequence genomic stretch:
- the LOC138018986 gene encoding riboflavin transporter 2-like, protein MAVQRLKNKVKNAFSSVSVITYMLVVVFGSGSWLAINGLWVELPIIVQEIPEGWSLPSYLTLIIQMANIAPLAFTIGNKFFPGVIREVPIIYITVIVGCISCTLLAFFWKETTFVVGAERSTALLVLCFFVAMVDCSSSVTFLPYMAIFREVYMSPYFGGQGLSGLLPSLVALGQGVGSQSHTPCVNSSQSPPLGNTTNGTSNITAGGSWGSGPKFSAEVFFLFLSGMMMACFLAFLGLNYLPVTKQQKVHRSYQEDDGFSPTGEQDMELVSDEERHGNNSLEYDDQVETLSARNTVLLLVIVKLISGLSNGVIPAIQSYACIPYSYYIYHLTLTLSNIVNPVTCFVFPFISTTSTIIIVILSFAYFGMCTYIIFIASQSPMVLLRCEDAGAALIVVISVSAFAIVTYIKVAIGAIMREKGRKHLLWFGVCTQVGSCIGALSMFGPVNVFNYFKQE, encoded by the exons ATGGCCGTTCAACGCTtaaaaaacaaagttaaaaacGCGTTTTCCAGCGTTTCTGTAATCACCTACATGCTGGTGGTCGTCTTTGGGTCTGGTTCATGGTTAGCCATCAATGGACTGTGGGTCGAACTTCCCATAATTGTACAAGAGATCCCGGAAGGCTGGTCTTTACCGTCCTATTTAACCTTGATAATTCAAATGGCGAACATTGCTCCCTTGGCGTTTACAATCGGAAATAAGTTCTTTCCTGGCGTGATTCGCGAGGTGCCAATAATTTATATCACCGTGATAGTGGGTTGTATATCCTGCACTTTGCTGGCATTTTTCTGGAAGGAGACAACCTTCGTGGTGGGCGCTGAACGGAGCACAGCACTGTTGGTGTTATGTTTCTTCGTTGCAATGGTTGATTGTTCTTCTTCAGTCACTTTTCTTCCTTACATGGCAATTTTCCGAGAGGTATACATGAGTCCTTATTTCGGAGGACAGGGTTTGAGCGGTCTTCTTCCAAGTCTCGTTGCATTAGGTCAGGGTGTAGGAAGTCAATCACACACTCCTTGTGTGAACTCTTCACAGTCTCCACCCCTTGGGAACACTACCAACGGAACATCAAACATTACCGCTGGTGGGAGCTGGGGTAGTGGGCCAAAATTTTCAGCAGAGGtattcttcttgtttttaaGTGGAATGATGATGGCTTGTTTTTTGGCCTTTCTTGGTCTGAATTATCTCCCTGTGACCAAACAACAAAAGGTACACAGAAGCTACCAAGAGGATGATGGGTTTTCACCGACAGGGGAACAAGACATGGAACTTGTCTCTGATGAAGAAAGACATGGAAATAATTCACTGGAATATGATGACCAAGTTGAAACTCTGTCTGCACGGAATACGGTCTTGCTGTTGGTAATTGTTAAGTTAATCAGTGGCTTGAGTAATGGAGTTATACCAGCTATCCAGTCATATGCTTGCATACCATACAGCTATTATATTTATCATCTCACACTTACGCTTTCAAACATTGTTAATCCAGTTACTTGCTTTGTGTTCCCTTTTATTAGCACCACCTCGACAATTATTATAGTCATCCTTAGTTTTGCATATTTTGGAATGTGCACTTATATTATCTTTATTGCATCGCAAAGTCCGATGGTGCTGTTGAGATGTGAAGATGCCGGTGCGGCCTTGATT GTTGTTATTAGTGTCAGTGCCTTTGCCATAGTAACATATATCAAGGTAGCCATTGGAGCAATAATGCGTGAAAAGGGCCGCAAGCATCTATTGTGGTTTGGAGTCTGTACTCAAGTTGGGTCTTGCATTGGAGCTTTGTCCATGTTTGGGCCTGTCAATGTCTTCAACTATTTCAAGCAAGAGTAA